The Leifsonia sp. ZF2019 DNA segment GCGCCGTGACGAACTCCTTGCCCGTCAGATCCGCGATCGTCAGGGCGATCTCACGGCTGAAGCCCTCGGGGGCGTTGAGTCCCGTGCCGACCGCCGTGCCGCCGGCGGCGAGCTCCAACAGCCCCTCCCTGCTGCGCTCGATCTCCGCGATGCACGCGCGGATCTGCGCCGCCCAGCCGGACCATTCCTGGCCGACGGTGAGCGGGACGGCGTCCTCGAGGTGCGTGCGGCCGATCTTGACCACATCCATCCACTGGATCGCCTTGCGGTCGAGCTCGTCGGCGAGCTCGCGCACCCGGGGGAGCAGCCGGTCGTCGATCTCCAGGATCGCGGCGATGTGCATGGCGGTGGGGAAGGTGTCGTTGCTCGACTGCCCCATGTTGACGTCGTCGTTCGGCCCGACCGGCTCCTGGCTGCCCAGCGTGCCGCCGAGCAACTGGATCGAGCGGTTCGAGATGACCTCGTTGACGTTCATGTTGCTCTGGGTGCCGGAACCGGTCTGCCAGACGAAGAGAGGGAAATGCGCGTCGAGCTTTCCAGCGATGGTCTCCTCGGCGGCGCGGATGATCGGGTCCGCCTTCCATCTCGGCAAGCGGCCCGCGGCCAGGTTCACCAGCGCTGCGGCCTTCTTGACGTAGCCGTACGCGTGGTACACCTCCTTCGGCCTGTGGTCATTGCCGATGGAGAAGTGGAGGAGGGAGCGCTGGGTCTGAGCTCCCCAGTACTTGTCCGCCGGGACATCGACGGATCCCAGACTGTCGAACTCGGCGCGCGTGCCGGTCGCATCGAGCCCGATCGGGATGTCGTGGAGCACCGGGGGCGTGCTGTCCGCGGCGGCCGGCGTCGTGTGGGAAGTGCCCTTGTGCGTCGTCATCGGTCTTTCCTCTCGTGCTGTCGTCACGTGCCGTCTTCGGTGTGCGGTCGTGCTGAGGACGACGGTAGGAAGGCACCGTGCCACCGTCGTGGGACAGGAGTCGGAAGATCTTCCGCGAGATGTCGAGCGGCGCGGTCCTCTCCGGGATTCGGCCCCCCGATGACCCTGACCCTGCTGGGGGCACGTTCACCCCGGTGGGCGGTTCGTAGAATCCCGACCGTGAATCTGCAGGATGTCGTCGACCAGCTCGCCATGAACCTGGCCCGGTCCGTGGTGATCGACGACCTGCGCTACCGACCGCTCGTCTCCTCGGCACAGGGCGACGAGATCGACGAGCTCCGCGCGTCAGCGCTGTTGAAGCGCTCCACCCCCGAACCGGTCCGCGCATATCTGGACGAGCTCGGCGTCGGAGATGCCCTGCGCCCGGTCACGGTCGACCTCACCCGATTCGGCGGAAAAGAGCGTCTCGCCGTCCCGGTCCGCGACGAGGGCGGCCCGATCGCCGTGCTGTGGCTCATCACCGGGAATCTGCCGCCGCTCCGGGCGTGCGACTATGCGGCGATCGACTCCGCGGTCGATCTCGCGCGCGCGGCGCTGAATGCCGGGCATCGGTCGGAGGACTGCGAGAACCGCCGTGCCGGAGTCCTGCGACGCCTGCTCGATCCGGACCCGGCGACCAGGACCCGCGCGCTCCGCGACGCCGGCGCCGCGCACCTCCTTCCCCCGCGCGGCGGCGCGACCCTCCTGGCCGTGCGGCTCGACTCCGGTGCGCAGGAGCTCGAGCGGGCCACGTTCGCGAAGTACGGCTCTTCGCCGCGCACGACGCCGCTCGATCTGATCGACGACCAGGACGGCGACCTCGTCTTCCTGACGAGAGGGTCTCCGGATGATGCGCTCCCGGTGCTCCAGGAGCGCGCCGAGCACCTCGGTCTCCCCATCCTCGCCATCGGCTCCGCGCAGACCACCGGCGCGGAGGACGATCTGCTCCCGGTCGCGAAGGACGCCCGGACGGCGGTCTCGATCGTCGCCGCGGTGACCTCCCTGGGCGGATATGCCGACATCCGGAAGCTCGGCACCTGGCGGTTGCTGTCCGAGATCACCGCCGGAGAGGCGCACCTCGCCCGCTACTCGCCCGCCGCGCACGCCCTGCTCGTCCACAGCGACCCCGTGCACAGGGAGACCGTCGAGACGTATCTGGACGCCGGCGGGAACGTCCGGGCGGCCTGCGAACGGCTCCACCTGCACCGGACGACCCTCTACTACCGACTGGACAATCTGCCGCAGGTCGTGCGGGAGGCGCTCGACGACGGCATCTCCCGCAGCGCCCTCCACCTGTGCCTCAAACTGGCACGGTTCGCGTGATCGGCGGCGGGCAGCGGGCTGCGGTCAGCGCACCAGGCGGCGCCACCGCGCGGGCGTCGTCCCGGTGTGCGATCGCCACACCCGGATGAAGGCCGTGACATCGGTGTAGCCGACTGCGCGGGCGGTCTCGGCGACGGTGGCGTCCGTCGTGAGGAGCAGCCGCTCCGCCGCGGCGAGCCGTGCCGACCGGATCGAGCCTGCGACGGTCTGCCCTTCGGCTTCGAACGCGGCGAAGAGCGTGCGGAGCGAGACGTGGAGGCGCAGGGCGATCGTTCCGGCCGAGAGCGCAGGGTCGGCGAATTCTCGCCGGATGTGGTCCACGGCGTCTTCGACGAGACGGTCCGTGTGACGGACGCCCCGATCGGGTCCGTCGCCGTCCAGATCGCGCAGCACCGCTCGCGCAGCACCGACGAGCCGGTGCGAGAGCGCGGTGGGACCGGTGTCGGCGCCCGGGGTCGCCCCGCCGACCGCGCCGCGCAGCAGCCCCTCGAGCGCGATCCTGCTCCGGGAGCCGCTGGCCACCGCGCGGCCGTTGAGCGCCTCCGGGAGCACTCCGCCTGCCCGCAGCAGAACGGTCGGCACTTGGATGATCGTCGCTCGGAACTCCTCCGGGTAGACGAACGAGAAGGGACGGCTCGCGTCGTAGACGGCGAGGTCGCCGACGCCGAATCGGTGGTCGCTCTCGCCCAGACGGACGACGAGGCTCCCGGAGTGGACGAAATGAAACTGCGTCGACTCCATCGCCTGGGGCGGGACCTCGTCCATCCGGGAGTCGACCGTCTGCGCGACGGAGGCGATCTGGGCCACCCCGACATGGCCGAACGAGTGCCTGCCCATCCTGCGGTACACCGCGTGCTCGGCATGCGTGGTCGCCGTCATCTGCACGAGCACGCACGTGGGATCGGTCGGGAGCTGCATTTCCCTCCAGGGGTCTGTCGCCTCAGCATCGCACAATCGTGGCGTGGCGGCAGCCGGGAGCATCGCGGCCGGGGGCGCGCAGCTGGACGGACAATCGGCTGATCGTGCAGATCTGGCGGCCGGGGCGCGCCCGCTGCGACAATCTGGAATGGTGAATCCATATCGGAGCTGCCACAGCAGAGGACGGTCGTGATGAGTGGCTCCCACGCCGAGCTGGGGATCTACCTGCGTGCCCGGCGCGACGCTCTCGCTCCCGCCGACGCGGGCCTCTCGGCGGACGCACGGAGACGCGTGCCCGGGCTGCGCCGTCAGGAAGTCGCCGTGCTGGCGGGGATCAGTCCCGAGTACTACCTGCGGCTGGAGCAGGGGAAGGACCACCAGCCCTCTCCGCAGGTGCTGCTCGCCTTGGGCAGGGCTCTCCGACTCGACGCGGACGCCACCGACTACCTGTTCCGGCTCGCGGGGCAGACCGTGCCCTCCCGCAGGCCGTCCGCGGCTGGCCCCTCGGCGCCATCCGACCCGGACGCGCTGGACAGTGTGACGACGTTCCTGGACCAGTGGACCTCGGCTCCCGCGTACGTCGTCGACCGCAACCAGGACGTCCTGGCGGTGAACACGCTGGCGCGATGCTTCATCCCGATGGCGATCGCTCCGGGCGACAATCTGATCGAGGCGATCGTCGCCGGCGCGGAGGGCTCCGACGCCGAACCGGGTGCCGAGGCGCGCAAGCCCTACTGGGATGGGGCGATCCGGTCCGCCACAGCGAACCTCCGCTACCACGCCGACATCGACGATCCACGGCTGCAGCTGCTCGTCGCCTCGCTCTCGTCACGGTGCAAGCTCTTCCGAGACGCCTGGGGGAGCCACGAGGCACATCCGCAACGCCGGGGCGAGGCGCTGGTCGATATCGCCCCGTTCGGGCTCATCCCGTTCCGCTGGCAGACGCTGGAGGTGCCGGGCGGCGGGCAGTACCTCACCACCTTCTTCGGCGACCCCGGCTCTCCCGCCGCAGCGGCCGTCGAGTATCTGCTGGCGAAGGACAAGGTGAGCCGCGCACTGGGCGAGGCCGGTGAACGGCGGCCGGGACCGGAGGAGATAACCGAGCCCGAGCCCGGCGACGGGTGATCCTCTCAGGGTCACGACAACCGCGGCGGCCTTTCCTAGCGTGGCCTGCGAACCCCGAGAAAGGAACGCCGCCATGGCCGCACCCACCATCGTCCTCGTCCACGGAGCCTTCGCCGACGCGGCGAGCTTCGCGCCCGTCACACGGATCCTGCTCGATCAGGGACGCGCTGTCCGGGTTCCGGCTGTGCCGAACCGCAGCCTCATCGGCGACTCCGCGTACATCCGCTCGGTCGTGGAGCAGATCGACGGCCCGGTGCTGCTCGCGGGCCACTCGTACGGTGGCGCGGTCATCACCGTGGCCGGCGCCGCCGACAACGTCGTCGGTCTGGTCTATCTCTCGGGCTACGCCCTCGACGAAGGGGAGAGCCTCGGCCAGCTGCAGGGCGGATTCCCGGACTCGGACCTCGCTGCGAACCTCGTCTACACGCCCTTCCCCGTCGAGGACGGCGAACCCGGCACAGACGTCTCGGTGAAGGTGGACGCCTTCCCGGACGTCTTCGCCGCGGGCATCGACCGTTCCGTCTCGGAGGTGCTGGCGGCCTCGCAGCGACCGCTGGCCGCCCTGGCCTTCAGCGAGGCCGCCCCGGTCGCCGCGTGGAAGACGAAGCCCGGCTGGGGGATCGTCTCGGCCGCGGACCACACGATCAACCCCGACGTCGAGCGCTTCGGCTACCAGCGGGCCGGTCTCCGGTCGGTGGTCGAGATCGACGCCCCTCACCTGGTGATGCGCTCGCACCCCGAACAGGTCGCGGCGTTCATCGCCGCCGCCGCCGACGAGGTGTCCTGACTCCCCGTCCCAACCGAAGGAGAAGAAGATGGCGACCGCCAACCCCCAGGGATACGCCCTCGAGCCCGCCGCACTGGCCTTCTGCGAGGCCACCGTCGAGCCGCCGTTCCTGTACCAGCTTCCGCCCGAGCAGGGGAGGACGATGGTCGACCAGGTGCAGGACTCGGAGATCGCCAAGCCGGAGGTCGACGACACCTGGATCACCGTCGACGGCGGTCCCACCGGCTCGGTGCCCGTGCGCATCGTCAAGCCGGTGGGCGCGACCGGCGCCCTCCCCGTGATCGTCTACACCCACGGCGCCGGGTGGGTGTTCGGCGACGCGCACACGCACGACCGGCTGGTCCGCGACCTCGCGGTCGGCACGGGGGCGGCTGTGGTGTTCCCCGAGTACACGCGCTCGCCCGACGTCCACTACCCGGTTGCGAACGAGCAGTCCTATGCCGCCGCGAAATGGGTCGTCGAGCACGGCGCCGACAGAGGACTCGACGGAAGCCGCATCGCCGTCGCGGGAGACTCGGTCGGCGGCAACATGGCGATCGCGCTCACGCTGATGGCGAAGGAGCGCGGCGATGTGACCTTCCGCGGGCAGGTGCTGTTCTACCCCGTCACCGACGCCGCCTTCGACGACGGCTCCTACCGGGAGTTCGCCGACGGCTACTGGCTGACGCGCGACGCGATGCGCTGGTACTGGGATCAGTACACCACCAGCGCCGACGAGCGCGCCGAGATCACCGTCTCACCCCTCCGGGCGAGCGAAGAGCAGCTGGCGGGACTGCCGCCCGCGCTGGTCATCAATGCCGAGTGCGATGTGCTGCGCGACGAGGGGGAGGCCTATGCGTCCAAGCTCCGCCGGGCGGGCGTCGAGGTGACCGGAGTGCGATACGAAGGAATCATCCACGACTTCGTGATGGTGAACAGCCTGCACGACACCCCTCAGGCCCGGGCGGCGATCGCGCAGGCGGTCTCCTTCCTCTCCGGCTGGCTCGCCGAATGAGCGCGGACGGCGGGAGCGGCGGCTTCGACCCGCTGGACTTCGCGATCGTCGAGCCGCGGACGTTCGAGCAGCTGCGCATCGGGGAGGTGTTCCGTGCCCCGAGCCGGACCCTGACGGATGCGCACGCGTCCGCGTTCCAGGCGGTCTCCGCGGACAACCACCCCGTGCACTACGACGCGGTGTGGGCGGCGGCCCACGGCCACAGCGCCCCCGTCGTGCACGGTCTGCAGGTGCTGGCGTTCACGGCCCCCGGCGCGACGCTGTTCCCGCAGGAGATCGGCGAGGTGTTCATCGCCTTCACGGGTCTCTCCGCACGCTTCCTCGGCGAGGTCCACGCCGGTGACACGCTCTACTCGCAGCTGGAGATCACCGGGCTCACCCCGGAGGGCGCGAACGGCGTGGTCACCGCAGCCGTCACCGTGCACAACCAGCGGTCGGAACTGGTGCTGGCCGGCGAGCACACCTACGTGCTGAGGCGCACCCCCGAGGCGGAGCCGCCGCGGTGAGCGTCGCCGAGCTCCGCTCCACTCGGGCGACGGTGCGGTCGGGATACCTCGACCCGACCGCACCGGCCGCCGTCCAGATCGAGCCGGGGGATACCGTCCGGTACCTCGACACCTGGACGCACTGGGGGAACGAAGCGGTCTACGGCATGAGCTTCGCCGATCGCGAGCCGCTCCGCCATCGCTATCCGAAAGGCCCCTACTCGATGGTAGGCCCCGTCGAGATCGCCGGGGCGGCGCCCGGGGACGTCGTCGAGTGCGCCGTGCTCGATCTGCGCACCATCGACTGGGGGTGGAACTCGTTCCCGCACGGCGTCGGAGCGTTGCCCGACGATTTCGCCGAGCCCTACGTCCACTACTTCCGTTTCGACGACGCCCGGACGGGCACGGATTACACCCACGGTGTGCGGCTTCCGCTACGACCGATGATCGGTGTGCTCGGGGTCGAACCCGGCGGCGACGAGGTCTCTGCGATCACGGCCGGCCCGTGGGGCGGCAACCTCGTCCTCCCCGAGCTCGGCGTCGGCGCATCCGTGTTCCTCCCGGTCCGCCGCCCCCGAGCGCGCGTCTGGCTCGGCGACATCCATGCGCGCCAGGCGGAAGGCGTCGTCGATCAGACCGGCATCGAGACGGCCGCCGAACGCATCGACATCCGGTACGCGCTCCACCGCCGGGTCCCGCTCGACGCGCCGCTCGTCGAGACGGCCACCCACTGGGTCCGGTTCGGCTTCGCCGACAGCCTCGACGACGCCCTCGTGGCCTGCCTCCGCGGAACGATCGCCTGGCTCGCCGCCGTGACGGACCTCTCGCCCAGTGAGGCGTATGCCCTGTGCAGCATGGCGGTCGACTTCCGCGTGACGCAGTATGCGAACCAGACGGCCTCGGCCTACAGTGCGACGCCGCCCAAGACCGTCCACGCCATGATCCCGAAGGACGTCTTCGACTCCCGCGCCTCCGCGGCGGTCGGCGCGTGGCTCCGGGGAGGATCCTGATGCGACTGACCGGAGCCGAGCGGCTCGAGATCGCGGCGCTCATCGCCGAGGCCGACGACTGCGCGACCCGTCGTGACGCGACCGCCTATGCCGCTTTGTTCGACGTCGGTGCGCGGATGACCGGGGTGCAGGGCAGCGTCGCCGGGCGGGACGCCATCGAGCGCCGGGTGAGAGAGGTGTGGGCCGCTGAACCCGACGCGACCCTCCACCTGACGGTGACGCCCGTCGTCTCAGCGGAGATCGACGACGGCGAGGCGACGGCGCGATCCGCCCTCCTGGTCGTGGATCCGACGGATCGGCGTCTGATCGCCGTGCAGCGGGTCAGCCATCGGCTGGTCCGGCGCGGTGCGGGTTGGAGCTTCGTCGCACGCGACATCGGATGATCCCGGGGTCGCGGTCGTCGCGGTCACGTAGGGTCGAAGCATGACCTCCGCCTCTCGCCCGATCGCCCTCGTCACCGGTGCTTCTCGCGGCATCGGCGCTGCCATCGCCCGCGAGCTCGGGCGCACCCATCACGTCCTGGTCGGAGGCCGGGACGACGCCGCGGTGGCGCGCGTCGTGTCCGGCCTGCCGTCGGCCGAGCCGTACGTGGGGGAGCTCACCGGCGACGGTCTGCCGTCGCTCCCCGAGCGGCTGGATGTGCTCGTGCACTCGGCGGGTGCGGAAGACGGCGGCACGATCGAGGACACCGACCGGGCGACGTGGCGGCACCTGTTCGAAGTGAACGTCTTCGCGGTCGCGGAGCTGACCAGACGCGCCCTGCCGGCGCTGCGGCGAGCCGAGGGGCTCGTCGTGGTGATCAACAGCGGCTCGGGGCTGACGAGCGGACCCGGGGGTGGGCCGTATGCGGCCTCGAAGTTCGCCGCGCGGGCGCTGGCGGATGCGCTGCGGGAGGAGGAGCGGCCGAACGGAGTCCGGGTGAGCAGCATCCACCCCGGCCGCGTCGACACGGACATGCAGCGGGCTCTCGTCGCCCGGGAAGGTCACGACTACGACGAGGCGTACACGATCACGCCGGAGATGGTCGCGGCGACGGTCCGGACCGTGGTCGACCTGCCGTCGGCCGGGACGGTGGAGACGCTCAGCGTGCGGCCGATGCGGCGCCGCTGAACGATCAGGCCCGGCCGCGGACGGGTCCGGCGTCAGCCGATCAGGCTCTGCACGGCCGCGAAGCCGCCGAGCGCGATCACGGCGATCGCCAGCAGGATCCAGACGCCCATCGCGAGCAGATTGAGGGCGATGCCCCAGCCGGCGCGGCCGCGGGCATACGGCTCGCGACTCCGGGACGAGACGCCCAGGATCAGCCCGATGACGGGGGCGAAGAAGGTCCAGCCGACCAGCAGCGAGCAGATCCCGAGCACGAGGCTCGCGGTCCCGCGCCCGGTGCCCGGCTGGGGCGCGATGCCGGCCGGAGGGCGGGTGTCGTACGGGTTGGGTGCAGTAGTGGTGGTCATGTCTTCCACGCTACGAAGGACCGCCGCCGGTCGGATCGGCCGAGGGTGCCGTCGCTGGGGTACCAGGAGACGACCTGTGCGGCCGACCGCGTCATCCCGGCCATCCCGGCCGCCGAGGTTCACGTCGTTGCGCCCATTCCGCGGTCGTGACCGCAACGACGTGAACCTCGGGGCTAGTCGAGATGGTCGAGGTAGCGGAGGATGACGCCCTCGCGGAGCGCCCACGGCACCACCTCGAGCTGGTCGACGCCGAACGCGCGCATCGCCTCGCGGAGGACCACGCCCCCCGCGACGATCTGGAAGGTGCGGTCGGCGGTGATGCCGGGTAGGGCCGTGCGCGACTCGGCGTTCATTCGCGCCAGCCGCGGCACCCAGTCGGCGAGGTCGCTGCGGCGCAGAACGATGCGCTCGGCGCCGCCCGGGCCCTCGCTCGTGGAGCCGGCGAGGCGGGCGAGCGAGCGGATGGTCTTCGACGTTCCGATGACGTGCTCGTCCGGCCGGCGGTTCGGGAACCTCGCGACCGCGCCGGCCAGCGTGGTGCGCGCATGATCGCGGAGTGCGTCGAGCTGGTCGTCGCGGGGCGGGTCGTCGGGGAGGAATCCGATGGTGCTGCGGCCGGCGCCGAGTGGCACCGAGACGGCGATCTCCGGGTACTCGTCCGCGCCCGCGGCGATCTCGAGCGAGCCGCCGCCGATGTCGAGGAGCAGGATGCTGCCGGACGACCAGCCGGACCAGCGGCGCACGGCCAGGAAGGTCAGCCGCGCCTCGTCCTCGCCGGACAGCACCTGCAGGTCGACGCCGGTCTCGGTGCGGATGCGTTCGAGCAGCGTGGGCCCGTTGGCGGCCTCCCGGATGGCGGAGGTGGCGAAGGGGAGCAGTTCCTCGATGCCCTCCTGCTCGGCCACGCGCATCGCGGCGGAGATGGCGTCGAGGACGGCGGCGCAGCCCTCGTCGCTGATGGCCCCCTCCGGCGTGATGTATCGCATCAGCCGCAGCACGGACTTGTGCGTGGCGGCGGGGATCGGGCGCGCGCCGGGGTGGGCGTCGACGACGAGGAGGTGGATGGTGTTCGAACCGACGTCGAGGACTCCGAGGCGCATGCTTTGACAGTAATGCGTGCATGGGAGGCCGGAATACGCGGCGGATACGATCGGATCATGACCCTTCCGCTCTCCGGCTCCCGTCCGTCGCGCCCCGCCCGTTCGCAGCATGTCTTCGAGGTGGTGCGCACCGAACGGCTGACCCCGCACCTGGTGCGCGTGGTGCTCGGAGGTGCGGCCTTCGACGCGTTCGTCGGGGAGGCGGATCCCGGCAAGCTGGCGACGACCGACAAATACGTCAAGCTGCTGATGGCGAAGCCGGGGCTGGACCTGCAGCCGCCGTACGACCTGGACGCGCTGCGGGCCGAGCTGCCGCCGGAGGACGTCCCGGTGCGCCGCACCTACACCGTGCGCGACCTCGACCGGGAGGCGAAGACGCTCACGATCGACTTCGTCGTGCACGGCGACGAGGGGATCGCCGGCCCGTGGGCGGCAGCGGCGCAGCCCGGCGACCTGCTCGCGCTCTCGGGCCCGGGCGGCATGTACGCCCCCGTCGACGACCCCGGAGTGGAGCACCTGCTGATCGGCGACGACAGCGCTCTTCCCGCGGTGGCGGCTGGTCTCGCCGGTATGGTGGCGGAAGCGCGCGGGCTGGTGCTGATCGAGGTCGGGGGAGCGGCGGACGAACTGGAGCTGGAGCATCCCGCCGGGGTGGAGGTGCGCTGGGTGCACCGCGGCTCCGCGGTCGCGGGCGAGCCGCTGGTGGAGGCCGTCCGGGCGCTCCCCGAGCCGGGCGGGCGGGTGCAGGTCTTCGCGCACGGCGAGCGCACGGCGATGAAGGGGGTGCGCGCGGTCCTGCAGGGCTGGGGGCTGACCCGGGAGGAGTTCTCGCTCTCCGCGTACTGGGCGCTGGGTCGTGCCGAGGACACGTTCCAGGCCGAGAAGCGGCTGCCCGTCGGGGACCTGTTCGCCTGAGCGGACGGACCGGGGCGGTCGGTCGCGACGCGGGAGAGCCTCCGTCTAGACCGTAGCGCTCGCGTCCGTCGCGGTCGCGTCGGTGGCGTGCGACACCGCGTTGATGCGCTCGGCGGCGATCTCGACGTGATCGGCCATCGCAGACTCCGCGCGGCCCGGGTCCCCGCTGGCGAGCGCGTCGACGAGGGCCTCGTGCGAGCGCGCGTGCGCGACGAGCTCGTCGGCGGCGAGGGAGCCGTTGGCCGCGCGGAGGAAGCCGTTGATGCGGCTGCGCAGCTGCGAGGCGATGGTGAGCAGCGTGCGGTTGTCGGCCATCTCCCACAGGGTCTCGTGGAATCGGCTGTCGAGGGCGAACAGGCTCTCCAGCTGCTCCTTCTCGGCCGCGGCGACCATCTGCCGGACGATGCGGCGCAGGGCCTGGTCGGACTTCGCGCTCCATGCCGTCTGCACGCTGCGGGCCACGTATTGCTCCAGGACGATGCGCAGGCCGGTGATCTCCTGCAGCTCCTTCTCGGTGAGCGACGCGACCCGGGCTCCGCGGCGCGGGGTGCGCTCGACGAGGCCCTCCTCGCTCAGCTTGGCGAGGGCCTCCCGCACCGGGATGTGGCTGACGCCGAGGCTGTCGGCGAGCTTGCGCTCGACCAGTCGCTCGCCGGGCTCGAGCCGGCCGTTCTGGATGGCGTCGCGGAGCTCGTCGGCGACTTTGGCCGAGATGTTCCGGTCGGACACGCTCCCGAATGTCATGGCTCTCCCTCCTGCGTGGGTGCTTCCGCTACAAGCTATAGGACGCGAGGATGGATTCGCGCAAGACATCGCTCCGTGTCTCCTGGTCGGGGGAGGCGTTTGTTTCGAGCGCGTAAAGCTTTCTTCCTCAGCTCGTCATTTGCTACATGCTATAGCAATAATGCTATCGTGGGAGCGTTCGACGGCGAACCGCTCCCAGCGAAGCCGTCGGCCCGGGTCCCCGGGCACGGACAGATGAGAGAGCGCGAGGAACGATGGACCACACCCCCGTAGCCGGCCGCCCGGTCCGCATCGCCGTCATCGGCGCGGGCAACCGCGGCCAGTCGTACGCGAAGTGGGTCCACGCCAATCCCGATCGGGCGCGCATCGTCGCGGTCGCCGACCCGCGTCCGTTCCAGCGCGGCGTCATCGCGGCCGGCGACCCGGACGTGCGCCACTTCGAGGATTGGCGCGAGCTGGTCGCCGAGCCCGAGCGCATCGCCGACATGGTCATCGTCTCCACGCAGGACCGGCAGCACGTCGAGCCGGCCGTCGCGTGCGCCGAGCGCGGCTACGCCATCCTGATGGAGAAGCCGCTGGCGCCCACCGAGGAGGAGTCGCGGCGCATCGTCGCGGCGATCGAGTCGGCCGGGGTGCTGTTCGGGGTCTGCCACGTCATGCGGTACATGCCGTACACCGACCTCGTGAAGAGCGTCGTCGACTCCGGCGTGCTGGGAGACATCGTCAACGTGCAGCACCTCGAGCCCGTCGGGTGGTGGCACATGGCGCACTCGTACGTGCGCGGCCCCTGGCGCCGTGAGGACCTCGCCGCGCCGATGCTGCTTGCCAAATCCAGCCACGATCTCGACTGGATCCGCTATGTGACGGGCAAGCGCATCGCGACGGTCGCGAGCTTCGGGTCGCGGCATCACTTCCGGCACGAGAACAAGCCGGCGCTGGCCGCCGACCGCTGCCTCGACTGCCCGCTGCAGGAGACGTGCCCGTACGCGGCGCAGAAGCTCTACCTGCCGGTCGTCCGCGACGAGGGTGCGGTGTGGCCGGTCACGGTCATCACCGACGACGCCACGGAGGAGGGCGTGATCGAGGCGCTCCGCACCGGCCCGTACGGGGTGTGCGTCTACGGAGCCGACAACACCGTCGTCGACAACCAGGTCGTCGCCCTGCAGTTCGAGGACGGCGCGGCCGGCACCTTCACGATGACGGCCTTCAGCGAGCAGGAGCACCGCAAGACGCAGCTCTTCGGCTCGCACGGCATGCTCGACGGCGACGGCGAGCGCGTGCGGGTCACCGACTTCCGCACCGGGGAGTCCACGGTCCACGAGACCGGGCCGACCGGGGCGGCGAACGCCGGAGGCGACCACGGCGGCGGGGACGGCGGCGTGATGAGCGCCTTCGTCGCGGCCGTCGCCGCCGGCGACCCGGGCCTCATCCGGTCCGGTCCGCGCGAGTCCCTCGACAGCCATCTGGCGGTGTTCGCGGCCG contains these protein-coding regions:
- a CDS encoding alpha/beta hydrolase; translated protein: MAAPTIVLVHGAFADAASFAPVTRILLDQGRAVRVPAVPNRSLIGDSAYIRSVVEQIDGPVLLAGHSYGGAVITVAGAADNVVGLVYLSGYALDEGESLGQLQGGFPDSDLAANLVYTPFPVEDGEPGTDVSVKVDAFPDVFAAGIDRSVSEVLAASQRPLAALAFSEAAPVAAWKTKPGWGIVSAADHTINPDVERFGYQRAGLRSVVEIDAPHLVMRSHPEQVAAFIAAAADEVS
- a CDS encoding MaoC family dehydratase gives rise to the protein MSADGGSGGFDPLDFAIVEPRTFEQLRIGEVFRAPSRTLTDAHASAFQAVSADNHPVHYDAVWAAAHGHSAPVVHGLQVLAFTAPGATLFPQEIGEVFIAFTGLSARFLGEVHAGDTLYSQLEITGLTPEGANGVVTAAVTVHNQRSELVLAGEHTYVLRRTPEAEPPR
- a CDS encoding alpha/beta hydrolase codes for the protein MATANPQGYALEPAALAFCEATVEPPFLYQLPPEQGRTMVDQVQDSEIAKPEVDDTWITVDGGPTGSVPVRIVKPVGATGALPVIVYTHGAGWVFGDAHTHDRLVRDLAVGTGAAVVFPEYTRSPDVHYPVANEQSYAAAKWVVEHGADRGLDGSRIAVAGDSVGGNMAIALTLMAKERGDVTFRGQVLFYPVTDAAFDDGSYREFADGYWLTRDAMRWYWDQYTTSADERAEITVSPLRASEEQLAGLPPALVINAECDVLRDEGEAYASKLRRAGVEVTGVRYEGIIHDFVMVNSLHDTPQARAAIAQAVSFLSGWLAE
- a CDS encoding class II fumarate hydratase: MTTHKGTSHTTPAAADSTPPVLHDIPIGLDATGTRAEFDSLGSVDVPADKYWGAQTQRSLLHFSIGNDHRPKEVYHAYGYVKKAAALVNLAAGRLPRWKADPIIRAAEETIAGKLDAHFPLFVWQTGSGTQSNMNVNEVISNRSIQLLGGTLGSQEPVGPNDDVNMGQSSNDTFPTAMHIAAILEIDDRLLPRVRELADELDRKAIQWMDVVKIGRTHLEDAVPLTVGQEWSGWAAQIRACIAEIERSREGLLELAAGGTAVGTGLNAPEGFSREIALTIADLTGKEFVTAPNKFMAQGSLDAMVRADAALRGLAVALMKIANDMRWLASGPRTGFAELILPANEPGSSIMPGKVNPTQCEAMVMISIQVLGDDAAVAFAGSQGNFELNAMRPVIINNFLHSARILGDGIEKFVAYSVTGTVLNEKKIASYVGESLMLVTALSPVIGYQNSAHIAEDALAHDLSLRDAAIASGHVTAEQFDAIVVPSTLVGHGVEGA
- a CDS encoding helix-turn-helix transcriptional regulator, which encodes MSGSHAELGIYLRARRDALAPADAGLSADARRRVPGLRRQEVAVLAGISPEYYLRLEQGKDHQPSPQVLLALGRALRLDADATDYLFRLAGQTVPSRRPSAAGPSAPSDPDALDSVTTFLDQWTSAPAYVVDRNQDVLAVNTLARCFIPMAIAPGDNLIEAIVAGAEGSDAEPGAEARKPYWDGAIRSATANLRYHADIDDPRLQLLVASLSSRCKLFRDAWGSHEAHPQRRGEALVDIAPFGLIPFRWQTLEVPGGGQYLTTFFGDPGSPAAAAVEYLLAKDKVSRALGEAGERRPGPEEITEPEPGDG
- a CDS encoding PucR family transcriptional regulator codes for the protein MNLQDVVDQLAMNLARSVVIDDLRYRPLVSSAQGDEIDELRASALLKRSTPEPVRAYLDELGVGDALRPVTVDLTRFGGKERLAVPVRDEGGPIAVLWLITGNLPPLRACDYAAIDSAVDLARAALNAGHRSEDCENRRAGVLRRLLDPDPATRTRALRDAGAAHLLPPRGGATLLAVRLDSGAQELERATFAKYGSSPRTTPLDLIDDQDGDLVFLTRGSPDDALPVLQERAEHLGLPILAIGSAQTTGAEDDLLPVAKDARTAVSIVAAVTSLGGYADIRKLGTWRLLSEITAGEAHLARYSPAAHALLVHSDPVHRETVETYLDAGGNVRAACERLHLHRTTLYYRLDNLPQVVREALDDGISRSALHLCLKLARFA
- a CDS encoding helix-turn-helix domain-containing protein, with amino-acid sequence MQLPTDPTCVLVQMTATTHAEHAVYRRMGRHSFGHVGVAQIASVAQTVDSRMDEVPPQAMESTQFHFVHSGSLVVRLGESDHRFGVGDLAVYDASRPFSFVYPEEFRATIIQVPTVLLRAGGVLPEALNGRAVASGSRSRIALEGLLRGAVGGATPGADTGPTALSHRLVGAARAVLRDLDGDGPDRGVRHTDRLVEDAVDHIRREFADPALSAGTIALRLHVSLRTLFAAFEAEGQTVAGSIRSARLAAAERLLLTTDATVAETARAVGYTDVTAFIRVWRSHTGTTPARWRRLVR